From Halobacillus sp. Marseille-Q1614, the proteins below share one genomic window:
- a CDS encoding SDR family oxidoreductase, with amino-acid sequence MQPTVVITGATSGFGYHTAIKCAEKGMKVIATIRNEKKLKVFQQAGLEKSVEEKIEVWRLDVTKEASIEDFKNSVAKLERVDVLINNAGFAIGGFLEQVPIKDYRRQFETNVFGIIQLIQAVVPKMRKQKFGKIINVSSVSGLIGFPGLSAYVSSKHALEGLSESLRFELKPFGIDVALIEPGSFETNIWSSGMDLPTAVYDPKSPYEEYVKGIWKALNREDREDPRKVADLMTKLALSESLKKLRYPIGPGVRLNVFLKNTLPWRLLEKVVLSNLLGTHKKGSEEK; translated from the coding sequence ATGCAGCCAACAGTAGTTATTACAGGTGCAACGAGCGGTTTTGGTTATCATACCGCGATTAAATGCGCCGAAAAAGGGATGAAAGTAATAGCCACGATCAGAAATGAAAAGAAACTGAAGGTCTTTCAGCAGGCCGGTTTAGAGAAGTCAGTCGAAGAAAAAATAGAAGTGTGGCGGTTAGATGTTACGAAAGAAGCTTCAATTGAAGATTTTAAAAATAGTGTAGCAAAGCTTGAGCGCGTCGATGTTCTCATTAACAATGCCGGTTTTGCAATTGGAGGATTTTTAGAACAGGTACCGATTAAAGATTACCGCCGGCAGTTTGAAACGAACGTTTTCGGTATCATCCAGCTGATTCAAGCCGTGGTGCCCAAGATGAGAAAGCAGAAATTCGGAAAAATTATCAACGTCAGCAGCGTCAGCGGTCTCATCGGTTTTCCTGGTTTATCGGCGTACGTCAGTTCCAAGCATGCGCTTGAAGGGCTCTCTGAAAGTCTGCGTTTTGAACTCAAACCCTTCGGTATTGATGTAGCTTTAATTGAACCGGGTTCTTTTGAAACGAATATATGGTCGTCGGGAATGGATCTCCCTACTGCCGTCTATGATCCGAAGTCCCCTTATGAGGAGTACGTTAAAGGAATCTGGAAAGCGTTAAATCGGGAAGACCGGGAAGACCCGAGAAAAGTAGCTGATCTCATGACGAAATTGGCTTTAAGTGAAAGTTTAAAAAAACTGAGGTACCCGATCGGCCCGGGAGTCCGGCTGAATGTATTTTTAAAGAATACGCTCCCATGGAGATTGCTCGAAAAAGTCGTGCTCAGCAATTTGCTCGGTACTCATAAGAAAGGGAGCGAGGAGAAATGA
- a CDS encoding YgjP-like metallopeptidase domain-containing protein yields the protein MPLIEIEQHPVSYQIERLEDIQFVKLYLDDLNGIKISAPASKPWDAVEAFLLKKADWIWEKWTNIHPDLYGVNEGERLPYLGRKYKLISETGQVQEPEFTFSKGKFIFTYPEHFTEEQMVTELTKCRDVWYKKKAEEKFPSLSESSVFIEEDHLRLGEKKADEILLNWRLIKRSKKEISRHIEDLKEEKTY from the coding sequence ATGCCCTTAATTGAGATAGAACAGCACCCGGTCAGTTATCAGATCGAAAGGTTAGAAGATATACAGTTTGTGAAATTATACTTAGATGATTTAAACGGAATAAAAATAAGCGCGCCCGCTTCCAAACCATGGGATGCAGTGGAAGCTTTCCTTTTAAAAAAAGCAGACTGGATTTGGGAAAAATGGACAAACATCCATCCTGATTTGTATGGAGTTAATGAAGGCGAGCGGCTGCCTTACCTCGGGAGAAAATATAAGCTTATCAGTGAAACGGGTCAAGTGCAGGAGCCTGAGTTTACTTTTTCTAAGGGGAAATTTATTTTTACATATCCAGAGCACTTCACCGAGGAGCAAATGGTTACTGAGCTTACAAAATGCAGGGATGTGTGGTATAAGAAGAAAGCCGAAGAGAAGTTCCCCTCCCTTTCTGAAAGCTCTGTTTTTATAGAAGAGGATCATTTGCGGCTTGGAGAAAAGAAGGCTGACGAAATATTGCTGAACTGGCGGCTGATTAAGCGTTCAAAAAAAGAAATCTCCCGCCATATCGAAGATTTAAAAGAAGAGAAAACCTATTAA
- the zupT gene encoding zinc transporter ZupT — MENLLLAFGLTLMAGLATGIGSILAFFTSTTNTRFLSLALGFSAGVMIYVSMVEIFFKAQDALVNALGQGTGNWVNVASFFGGMLVIAIIDKFIPKQGNPHEPKVVEEMAKPASAVQDAQLLKMGTFTALAIAIHNFPEGIATFTSALQDPSLGIAIAIAIAIHNIPEGIAVSVPVYFATGDKKKAFKLSFLSGLSEPVGAIVAYLILMPFLNDVMFGVLFAGVAGIMVFISLDELLPASRKYGEEHLSIYGVVAGMAVMALSLLLFI, encoded by the coding sequence ATGGAGAATTTGTTATTGGCCTTTGGGCTGACGCTTATGGCCGGTCTGGCAACTGGGATAGGGAGTATACTCGCCTTTTTTACTTCTACGACAAATACTCGGTTTTTGTCTCTAGCCTTAGGGTTTTCCGCCGGTGTCATGATTTATGTCTCAATGGTTGAAATATTTTTTAAAGCCCAGGATGCTCTCGTAAATGCTTTAGGACAGGGGACGGGCAACTGGGTGAATGTAGCCAGCTTTTTCGGCGGTATGCTAGTCATTGCGATCATCGATAAATTTATTCCTAAGCAGGGAAATCCGCACGAGCCTAAAGTGGTGGAAGAAATGGCAAAACCCGCTTCAGCGGTTCAAGACGCTCAACTGCTGAAAATGGGTACGTTTACGGCACTTGCGATTGCTATTCATAACTTTCCAGAAGGAATAGCTACCTTCACCTCTGCCTTACAGGATCCTTCCTTAGGGATTGCGATCGCTATTGCGATCGCCATTCACAATATTCCAGAAGGAATTGCTGTTTCGGTTCCCGTTTATTTTGCTACAGGAGATAAGAAAAAGGCCTTTAAGTTATCCTTTTTATCTGGTCTTTCTGAACCGGTCGGTGCGATTGTTGCCTATCTCATCCTTATGCCGTTCTTAAACGATGTCATGTTTGGTGTTTTGTTCGCCGGTGTTGCAGGGATTATGGTTTTCATCTCATTAGATGAACTGCTGCCTGCTTCTAGAAAATATGGGGAGGAACACCTTTCCATATATGGCGTAGTTGCCGGCATGGCTGTTATGGCTCTTAGCTTATTATTATTTATTTAA
- a CDS encoding S1C family serine protease, which produces MSREWKTSLILTVCIILAGLGVIVYVNQSIPGQLEASAVLQQSLPKEEGELITKSTQDIIYESQKLVVQIELDNGTIGSGFLYNEKGDVITNAHVVANAEDVKIVTTDSKEMEGKVIGVSRTTDIAVVRVPDLKEREPLPIHEKEDVPLLTEVLALGSPLGLQNTVTRGEISGLNRNFELDPFSYEGVYQISAPISPGNSGGPLINAKTGEVLGINSAKLGEESIGFSIPIQDVLPMVKEWSKSPMNELPDFPEITDSGETIESKSDADQATYLIQYFYDSINQGDFVTAYALLGNNWQSGTSYEEFRAGYSNTLSVSIDNLVADPQGEGVKVTTVIMTEETVEGEVEIKKYKLEYQLAYENDALTIISGEGQEIEVE; this is translated from the coding sequence ATGAGCCGAGAGTGGAAGACAAGCCTGATTTTAACAGTTTGTATCATATTAGCAGGCTTAGGCGTAATCGTTTATGTCAATCAGAGTATCCCCGGCCAACTGGAAGCAAGTGCGGTGCTGCAACAGTCTCTTCCAAAAGAAGAGGGAGAGCTGATTACAAAGAGTACGCAGGATATCATTTATGAATCCCAAAAACTTGTCGTTCAAATCGAATTGGATAATGGTACGATTGGTTCAGGATTTTTGTACAATGAAAAGGGCGACGTTATAACCAACGCCCATGTAGTGGCGAATGCGGAAGATGTAAAAATTGTAACTACTGATTCAAAAGAAATGGAAGGTAAAGTGATCGGTGTCAGCCGAACCACAGACATCGCGGTTGTAAGAGTGCCGGATTTAAAAGAACGAGAACCGCTCCCGATTCATGAAAAAGAGGATGTGCCTTTATTAACAGAAGTGCTTGCCTTAGGAAGCCCGCTTGGATTGCAGAATACGGTAACTAGGGGAGAAATCAGCGGACTTAACCGTAATTTTGAACTCGATCCTTTTTCATATGAGGGGGTCTATCAGATCTCAGCCCCGATTTCTCCAGGGAATAGCGGGGGTCCGCTGATTAATGCAAAGACAGGAGAAGTGCTGGGAATTAATTCGGCAAAACTCGGTGAAGAATCGATCGGTTTTAGTATTCCTATTCAGGATGTTCTTCCGATGGTGAAGGAGTGGTCCAAGTCACCGATGAATGAGCTTCCTGATTTTCCTGAAATAACCGATTCCGGAGAAACGATCGAATCGAAATCAGATGCTGATCAGGCCACATATTTAATTCAGTATTTTTACGATAGTATCAATCAGGGGGATTTTGTAACGGCGTACGCGCTGCTTGGGAACAACTGGCAGAGCGGTACGAGCTACGAAGAATTCCGTGCCGGCTACTCCAACACATTATCCGTCTCTATCGATAATCTTGTAGCCGATCCCCAAGGTGAAGGGGTTAAAGTGACCACGGTTATAATGACCGAAGAAACGGTCGAAGGAGAAGTTGAAATAAAAAAATACAAGCTGGAATACCAATTGGCTTATGAAAATGATGCGTTGACGATCATTTCAGGGGAAGGCCAAGAGATCGAAGTCGAGTAA
- a CDS encoding zinc ribbon domain-containing protein, protein MVICTECGRENQPDSRYCSNCGEPLETESIQVQEETLNHENKPEKNYWPMVLPIAVLAIMIGIVLYNYNHTKAVNEHVDDQKERAEELALEGKYKQAEEQLEEAKKKRPNYNAIQQNLDSLHKVMNLDKRLDGVSDAVENNELEKAQKELTSVSSQMRKDENRLMVTLTPKFNTMDSRITVSKINNEVKEMTSVEDLAEKLNTLSGLDLEEATRAREKIMDKIVSICTKKAEEAMKEKQFNEAIATVDQGLQYAVNHDKLAQLKERIRQEKQAFEQEKRDRIERAMEQAAEEALKNQEEAVKVDKVEAKKDEFGDLKVFGEVKSEATKIVSSIEITYDLIGKDDKVLATETAQVYPMYLNPGDTGKFEKMHYEIEEESVSVKVTNVQWYVE, encoded by the coding sequence ATGGTTATTTGTACGGAATGTGGCCGTGAAAACCAGCCGGATTCCCGCTACTGCTCCAACTGTGGTGAACCGCTGGAGACTGAATCCATACAGGTTCAAGAAGAAACCTTAAACCATGAAAATAAGCCTGAAAAAAATTACTGGCCGATGGTTCTGCCTATTGCCGTATTAGCAATAATGATTGGAATCGTCTTATATAATTACAACCATACAAAAGCGGTCAATGAGCATGTAGATGACCAAAAAGAGAGAGCAGAAGAATTAGCACTCGAAGGGAAGTATAAGCAGGCCGAAGAGCAACTGGAAGAGGCTAAGAAAAAGCGGCCGAATTATAATGCCATTCAGCAAAATTTAGATAGCTTACATAAGGTTATGAATTTAGATAAGAGATTAGACGGAGTCAGCGATGCGGTTGAGAATAATGAGCTGGAAAAAGCGCAAAAGGAACTTACTTCAGTCAGCAGCCAAATGCGCAAAGACGAAAACCGTTTAATGGTCACCTTAACACCGAAGTTCAATACGATGGACTCTCGAATTACCGTCAGCAAGATTAATAATGAAGTAAAAGAAATGACCAGTGTTGAGGACCTGGCGGAGAAGCTGAATACACTGTCCGGCTTAGACCTTGAAGAAGCCACGCGGGCGAGAGAGAAGATTATGGACAAAATTGTTTCCATCTGCACGAAAAAAGCAGAAGAAGCCATGAAAGAAAAGCAGTTTAATGAAGCGATTGCGACAGTCGACCAAGGGCTGCAGTATGCAGTTAACCATGACAAACTGGCCCAGCTCAAAGAAAGAATACGTCAGGAAAAACAGGCATTTGAGCAGGAAAAACGGGACAGAATTGAACGTGCGATGGAACAGGCAGCAGAAGAAGCGCTGAAAAACCAGGAAGAAGCTGTTAAAGTTGATAAAGTTGAAGCCAAAAAAGATGAATTCGGCGATTTAAAAGTTTTCGGCGAAGTGAAAAGTGAAGCGACGAAGATCGTAAGTTCAATCGAAATAACCTATGATTTAATTGGTAAAGACGATAAAGTGCTGGCTACGGAAACAGCGCAAGTCTATCCGATGTACTTAAACCCGGGAGATACCGGAAAGTTTGAAAAGATGCATTATGAAATTGAAGAAGAAAGTGTATCTGTGAAAGTAACAAATGTGCAATGGTATGTAGAGTAG
- a CDS encoding dicarboxylate/amino acid:cation symporter, giving the protein MRKIPLLVRIILAITLGILIGLIVPEGAIEVFATFTGIFNNFLIFVIPFIILGFIAPGIASMGRGAGKMLGVTAGLAYVSTILAGIAAFFVSKNLFPVMLGSQTADEMANPEESLVEASFTIEMEPVMGVMAALILSFILGVGMSAIKGDTLYNAMNEFRAIIHKVIEKIIIPLLPFHIFGVFANMAHGGQVGTILSVFSKVFVMILILHWVYLISVYGIAGGLHRANPLRLLKNLMPAYFTALGTQSSAATIPVTLKHTKQIGVKERVADFSVPLLANVHLAGSTITITACAMAVMFMQGQSLGFMELLPFILMLGITMVSAPGVPGGAVMAAVGLLESMLGFSSVMVSLMIALYLAQDSFGTATNVTGDGAITSIVDHFSKDKEKGAYDIKKEQLG; this is encoded by the coding sequence GTGAGAAAAATACCGTTATTAGTAAGAATTATCCTCGCAATTACTCTTGGTATACTTATTGGGTTAATTGTTCCTGAGGGAGCAATAGAAGTGTTTGCTACTTTCACAGGAATATTTAATAACTTCTTAATCTTCGTCATTCCATTTATTATTTTAGGTTTTATTGCTCCTGGAATTGCTTCCATGGGGCGCGGAGCAGGAAAGATGTTAGGTGTTACAGCCGGTCTTGCTTATGTTTCTACCATTTTAGCAGGAATCGCCGCATTTTTTGTTTCAAAAAATTTATTTCCTGTAATGCTCGGCAGCCAGACGGCTGATGAAATGGCGAATCCCGAAGAGTCTTTAGTAGAAGCCTCTTTTACCATTGAAATGGAGCCGGTAATGGGAGTTATGGCTGCACTTATCCTTTCCTTCATATTAGGTGTAGGAATGAGTGCGATAAAAGGTGATACACTCTATAACGCGATGAATGAATTTCGTGCAATTATTCATAAGGTAATTGAGAAAATCATTATTCCTTTACTTCCTTTCCATATTTTTGGTGTGTTTGCGAATATGGCGCATGGAGGACAGGTTGGTACCATTTTGAGCGTTTTCTCGAAAGTGTTTGTAATGATTCTTATTCTTCACTGGGTTTACCTGATCAGTGTTTATGGAATTGCCGGCGGTCTTCATCGCGCAAACCCATTACGATTATTGAAAAATCTAATGCCTGCTTACTTTACGGCTTTAGGTACGCAGTCTTCAGCAGCAACGATTCCTGTAACGTTGAAACACACGAAGCAGATTGGCGTTAAAGAACGTGTCGCTGATTTCTCCGTGCCATTGCTTGCAAATGTTCACCTGGCAGGTAGTACAATTACAATTACGGCCTGTGCTATGGCAGTTATGTTCATGCAGGGACAGTCCTTAGGCTTTATGGAACTGCTTCCGTTTATTCTTATGCTGGGTATCACCATGGTGTCAGCCCCTGGAGTGCCCGGTGGAGCGGTTATGGCAGCCGTTGGGCTTCTGGAATCTATGCTTGGTTTCAGTTCAGTGATGGTATCGCTTATGATCGCCCTTTATCTTGCCCAGGACAGTTTTGGTACAGCTACTAACGTTACAGGTGACGGTGCCATTACATCTATAGTAGATCACTTTTCAAAAGACAAAGAAAAGGGTGCTTACGACATAAAAAAAGAGCAGCTCGGTTAA
- a CDS encoding YeeE/YedE family protein, which yields MEQTSKVNNWDQRSTTVVDTLEPVQKPFVWLGILVSIVLFFAIVITTTWTQGILFIIGIALGVTLLHAKFGFTSAFRRLASVGNVQGLQAHMVMLAAASVLFAIILSTGFSFTGTAPQGYVSPVGVSVLVGAFLFGIGMQLGAGCASGTLYAVGGGKSSMVITLLAFIVGSVLGAYHIGFWQKTPALPPISLAESTGLGYFGGLILQLFLFAGIYAITVKIARKKNPPRMKPLKTTTGVKRIWRGAWPLLAAAVILAVLNAITLSVRGNPWGITSAFALWGSQILQMFGVDVASWQFWQDNPAPLNQSVLADSTSVMNFGIILGAFIAAAFQGNFKPGKIKPGVAAASVIGGLMMGYGARLAFGCNIGAYFGGIASFSLHGWVWGIMALAGTFLALFIRPMFGLSNPNPKDSVC from the coding sequence ATGGAACAAACTTCTAAGGTCAACAACTGGGATCAACGTTCAACTACGGTTGTCGACACGTTGGAACCTGTCCAAAAACCGTTCGTTTGGTTAGGAATATTAGTATCAATTGTTCTTTTTTTTGCAATAGTTATTACAACTACATGGACACAAGGAATTTTATTTATAATAGGCATTGCGCTTGGGGTTACCCTGCTGCACGCTAAATTCGGATTCACTTCCGCTTTCCGCCGCTTAGCTTCGGTTGGAAACGTGCAGGGACTGCAGGCCCATATGGTCATGCTGGCAGCTGCTTCTGTTCTTTTTGCGATTATTTTATCAACTGGTTTCAGCTTTACGGGAACTGCCCCGCAGGGTTATGTTTCCCCAGTAGGAGTCAGTGTTTTAGTCGGCGCCTTCTTATTTGGTATCGGAATGCAGCTCGGTGCCGGATGTGCATCAGGGACCCTTTACGCTGTAGGGGGCGGTAAGTCTTCCATGGTGATTACGCTGCTTGCGTTTATCGTCGGATCAGTACTTGGGGCTTACCATATTGGATTCTGGCAGAAAACGCCGGCTCTTCCGCCGATTTCATTAGCTGAATCCACCGGCCTTGGTTACTTTGGAGGATTAATTCTGCAGTTGTTCTTATTTGCAGGGATTTATGCGATTACTGTTAAAATCGCCCGTAAGAAAAATCCTCCCCGCATGAAGCCATTAAAAACAACAACAGGTGTAAAAAGAATCTGGCGCGGGGCATGGCCGCTGCTAGCAGCTGCTGTAATTCTTGCCGTTCTTAACGCGATTACTCTGTCCGTACGCGGCAATCCGTGGGGCATCACTTCAGCATTCGCCCTATGGGGTTCACAAATCCTGCAGATGTTCGGCGTAGACGTTGCAAGCTGGCAGTTCTGGCAGGATAATCCTGCCCCGTTAAACCAATCGGTTCTTGCCGATTCTACCAGCGTAATGAACTTCGGAATTATTCTAGGGGCCTTCATCGCAGCAGCATTCCAGGGAAATTTCAAACCTGGCAAAATTAAACCGGGTGTTGCCGCGGCTTCCGTAATCGGCGGACTAATGATGGGGTATGGGGCGCGACTTGCTTTTGGATGTAATATCGGTGCTTATTTTGGAGGCATTGCTTCCTTCAGTCTTCATGGATGGGTCTGGGGAATTATGGCTCTGGCCGGCACATTCCTGGCCTTGTTCATCCGCCCAATGTTTGGTTTATCCAATCCCAATCCAAAAGACTCCGTTTGTTAA
- a CDS encoding secondary thiamine-phosphate synthase enzyme YjbQ, giving the protein MIKTFSIRTDHHDQMIDITDQIAGWVHDEGITDGAVIVSSAHTTAGITINENADPDVKTDMLRRFREVYPWEDPKDRHMEGNTAAHMKTSTVGHAQTIIISDGSLVLGTWQGIYFCEFDGPRSRKVTAKLLT; this is encoded by the coding sequence ATGATCAAAACATTCTCGATTCGAACCGACCATCATGATCAGATGATTGATATTACCGATCAAATTGCCGGATGGGTACACGATGAAGGGATCACGGATGGTGCCGTTATCGTGTCATCCGCTCATACGACCGCCGGCATTACGATTAATGAAAATGCTGACCCTGATGTAAAAACGGATATGCTGCGCCGTTTCCGCGAGGTATATCCATGGGAAGATCCGAAAGACCGCCATATGGAAGGAAATACAGCCGCCCATATGAAAACGAGCACTGTCGGCCATGCCCAGACGATCATTATCTCTGATGGAAGCCTCGTCTTAGGAACGTGGCAGGGTATCTATTTCTGTGAATTTGATGGGCCGAGATCAAGAAAAGTAACCGCTAAACTATTGACTTAA
- the dapF gene encoding diaminopimelate epimerase, protein MIEFIKCHGSGNDFILIDEIAHNFTFSEDERRDLSMLLCDRETGVGSDGILFVLKSDVAEAQMRMFNSDGTEAEMCGNGLRCVARHIIEKEGRKHVQIETQKAVLAVEQVEQIYGGIDTFAVAIEPVSFEAQSLPMNFEKTEALDEVFPDLADDLTFTALSVPNPHIVSLVDEISEQKLKETGGKANDLPSVFPRGVNVSFVKILEHNKIFVQTYERGVGLTNACGTAMSASTLVSTILGSNDIGKPIVVINKGGLVNCVVNKEERRYSIQLRGNATNVYTASIEVDLAEKQWKWIDSVTHQDEIDTYEELKKYASTQI, encoded by the coding sequence ATGATAGAGTTTATAAAGTGTCATGGTTCAGGAAATGATTTTATATTAATTGACGAAATCGCTCATAACTTTACTTTTTCCGAAGATGAACGGCGTGACCTGTCCATGCTTCTGTGCGACAGGGAAACAGGCGTCGGTTCAGACGGAATTCTATTTGTTTTAAAGAGCGATGTCGCTGAAGCTCAAATGCGCATGTTTAACTCAGATGGAACCGAAGCTGAAATGTGCGGAAATGGCCTGCGCTGTGTCGCGCGTCATATCATTGAAAAAGAAGGCCGCAAGCATGTGCAGATTGAAACACAGAAAGCGGTCCTTGCTGTTGAACAAGTGGAACAGATTTATGGAGGAATCGATACTTTTGCAGTAGCCATTGAGCCGGTCAGCTTCGAAGCTCAGTCTCTGCCTATGAATTTTGAGAAAACAGAAGCACTTGATGAGGTTTTCCCTGATCTGGCAGACGATCTTACTTTTACAGCGTTAAGCGTACCGAATCCTCACATCGTCAGCCTTGTTGACGAGATCAGTGAACAAAAGCTTAAAGAGACCGGTGGAAAGGCAAACGACCTGCCTTCTGTATTTCCTAGAGGGGTTAACGTCAGCTTTGTAAAAATTCTTGAGCATAATAAGATTTTTGTTCAGACGTATGAGCGCGGGGTTGGCTTAACCAATGCATGCGGCACGGCGATGTCCGCTTCCACACTCGTTTCCACTATACTTGGAAGCAATGATATTGGAAAGCCAATCGTAGTCATCAATAAAGGCGGTCTCGTAAACTGCGTGGTGAATAAAGAAGAAAGACGTTATTCCATCCAGCTAAGAGGGAATGCAACAAATGTCTATACTGCTTCTATTGAAGTAGACCTTGCTGAGAAGCAGTGGAAATGGATAGACTCTGTAACCCATCAGGATGAAATTGATACTTATGAAGAACTGAAAAAGTATGCATCCACTCAAATTTAA
- a CDS encoding iron ABC transporter permease codes for MKPFYKKILIGALTFGGGSALLCLLTFIHINQGNVDIPLSTVVAAIFSPADLIEHHTIRVMRLPRAVIGILAGCALAVSGVVLQTVTKNPLSSASTLGIHSGTYFAVVAATIFLPFATFANGIFTAFVGGLLTFGFVYILSGASDATPVRMVLAGMIVTFLFSSLTSVLQIFYENETQGLFLWGSGTLIQNNWDGVRFSLPFIIVCFLLLLFYARKLDTLTLGDDVATALGQNVRTVKLITIVAAVLLTSVTVSVVGPIGFVGLVAPHLIKLLGYRSHIPLLIGSFLWGANVLLLADVLARVVDPSFSELPVGAITALVGSPWLIYLVLRMKQQGNSKETGSVMAGRSAMNVPLRKLIPVLFLVILATVFVSMSSGNYGFEPILTIEAMTGQTNEFMRNFIFELRLPRSLVALLSGAVLAVSGLIFQGVLRNPLADPSVIGITSGAGVGALATMYFFSASAIWIPLGAMAGALLFFVFIMVLGAKAEFNPTTLALLGIGISAFGSAFIQIMVVQAELGVASALTWLSGTTYAKGWKEILQFLLWPVILFIPLLAVHIKNLDVLSLGDDAAKGLGLNVVSARFQMALLATLLAACSVAAVGSIGFIGLIAPHFSRLLVGSANQKLLPVTMLVGGFLLVIADLFSRTLLAPNEIPSGILVALIGAPYFLWLMKRRSV; via the coding sequence ATGAAACCTTTTTATAAAAAAATTCTAATAGGGGCTCTCACCTTCGGTGGTGGGAGCGCCTTATTGTGTTTATTAACCTTTATACATATTAACCAGGGAAATGTGGATATACCGCTTAGTACAGTCGTGGCCGCCATTTTTTCGCCGGCCGATTTGATCGAGCATCATACCATAAGAGTGATGAGACTGCCTCGGGCCGTAATTGGAATACTTGCAGGCTGCGCTCTTGCGGTCTCAGGTGTTGTTCTTCAAACCGTTACTAAAAACCCACTGTCTTCAGCAAGTACGCTTGGAATTCATTCGGGTACATACTTTGCTGTAGTCGCAGCGACGATCTTTTTACCGTTTGCCACATTTGCCAACGGAATCTTCACGGCGTTTGTCGGCGGTCTTCTCACATTCGGTTTTGTGTATATTCTTTCAGGGGCAAGTGACGCGACACCTGTGCGTATGGTGCTTGCCGGGATGATCGTAACGTTTCTGTTTTCTTCCTTAACGTCGGTCTTGCAGATTTTTTATGAGAATGAAACACAAGGACTATTTTTATGGGGATCAGGAACGCTTATTCAAAACAACTGGGACGGTGTTCGATTCTCCCTGCCCTTTATCATCGTTTGTTTCCTTCTTCTTCTGTTTTACGCGCGTAAGCTTGATACGTTAACTCTTGGAGATGACGTGGCGACGGCTCTTGGCCAGAACGTGCGGACGGTGAAGCTGATTACGATCGTCGCAGCCGTTCTATTAACATCAGTTACCGTAAGCGTGGTCGGGCCGATCGGATTTGTCGGTCTTGTTGCCCCGCATTTAATTAAACTGCTTGGGTATCGCTCCCATATTCCTCTTTTAATCGGTTCGTTCCTGTGGGGAGCGAATGTGCTCCTGCTTGCTGACGTGCTGGCACGTGTTGTGGATCCGTCCTTTTCGGAGCTTCCGGTAGGTGCCATTACCGCTCTTGTCGGATCCCCGTGGCTGATTTATCTCGTTCTGCGTATGAAGCAGCAAGGGAATTCGAAAGAAACAGGTTCGGTTATGGCTGGTCGCTCTGCAATGAATGTACCACTTCGCAAGCTGATTCCTGTGCTTTTTCTAGTTATTCTTGCTACGGTTTTCGTCAGCATGTCTTCAGGGAACTATGGTTTTGAGCCGATCCTGACGATCGAAGCAATGACCGGTCAGACGAATGAATTTATGAGAAATTTCATTTTCGAACTACGTCTGCCGCGTTCGCTTGTTGCCTTGCTGAGCGGCGCCGTATTAGCGGTGAGCGGACTGATCTTCCAGGGAGTTTTAAGAAACCCGCTGGCCGATCCTTCGGTTATCGGAATCACATCAGGAGCTGGAGTAGGGGCGCTTGCGACAATGTACTTCTTTAGTGCATCTGCGATCTGGATTCCTCTCGGAGCGATGGCTGGTGCGTTGTTATTTTTCGTTTTCATTATGGTCTTAGGGGCTAAAGCGGAATTTAACCCCACCACATTAGCTCTCTTAGGCATCGGGATTTCAGCCTTTGGATCTGCTTTTATTCAGATCATGGTTGTCCAGGCTGAATTGGGTGTAGCTTCCGCTTTAACTTGGCTGTCCGGGACCACATATGCTAAAGGATGGAAGGAAATCCTTCAGTTCCTGCTTTGGCCGGTCATTTTATTTATTCCATTGTTAGCTGTTCATATTAAAAATTTAGATGTCCTCTCCTTAGGGGATGATGCCGCGAAAGGGCTGGGCTTAAACGTCGTATCAGCCCGCTTTCAAATGGCGCTGCTGGCGACTTTGCTTGCAGCCTGCAGTGTGGCAGCGGTCGGATCGATCGGTTTTATTGGCTTAATTGCTCCTCACTTTTCAAGATTGCTTGTAGGCAGTGCGAATCAGAAGCTTCTGCCTGTTACGATGTTAGTAGGAGGATTTTTACTGGTTATCGCCGACCTGTTCAGCCGGACGCTGTTGGCACCAAATGAAATCCCATCAGGAATTCTCGTAGCGTTAATCGGTGCTCCTTACTTTCTATGGCTGATGAAGCGCCGCTCCGTGTGA